Proteins encoded in a region of the Streptomyces sp. NBC_01298 genome:
- the pstS gene encoding phosphate ABC transporter substrate-binding protein PstS, producing the protein MKLQRKNMLRASALGALVVSGALVLTACGSDDNTKSDAGASGKPTVAAGDIKCDDAKGKLLASGSSAQKNAVDLWVKAYMAACPGIEVNYKSSSSGEGIVAFNQGTVGFAGSDSALKPEAVAESKKICTGGQGIDLPMVGGPIAIGFNVAGVDKLVLDAPTLAAIFNDKIKKWDDEAIKKLNPGVTLPATAIQAFHRSEDSGTTENLGKYFKAAAPEAWTYEPAKKWPAPGGQAASGSAGVASQVKAVDGAIGYFELSYASSQSIKTVDVATGAAAPVKATGENASKAIAAAKISGTGDDLALKLDYATKAEGAYPIVLVTYEVVCDKGNKAETLPAVKSFLNYTASDAGQKILLENGYAPIPAEINAKVREVIAKLA; encoded by the coding sequence GTGAAGCTTCAGCGCAAGAACATGCTTCGTGCCTCCGCCCTCGGGGCGCTCGTCGTGTCCGGCGCCCTGGTCCTCACGGCGTGCGGTTCGGACGACAACACCAAGAGCGACGCCGGCGCCTCGGGCAAGCCCACCGTCGCCGCGGGTGACATCAAGTGTGACGACGCCAAGGGCAAGCTCCTCGCCTCGGGCTCCTCCGCGCAGAAGAACGCGGTCGACCTGTGGGTGAAGGCGTACATGGCGGCCTGCCCCGGCATCGAGGTCAACTACAAGTCCTCCTCCTCCGGTGAGGGCATCGTCGCCTTCAACCAGGGCACCGTCGGCTTCGCCGGCTCGGACTCCGCGCTGAAGCCCGAGGCCGTCGCCGAGTCGAAGAAGATCTGCACCGGCGGCCAGGGCATCGACCTGCCGATGGTCGGCGGCCCCATCGCCATCGGCTTCAACGTCGCCGGCGTGGACAAGCTGGTCCTCGACGCCCCCACCCTCGCCGCGATCTTCAACGACAAGATCAAGAAGTGGGACGACGAGGCGATCAAGAAGCTGAACCCGGGCGTCACGCTTCCCGCCACCGCGATCCAGGCCTTCCACCGCTCCGAGGACTCGGGCACCACCGAGAACCTCGGCAAGTACTTCAAGGCCGCCGCTCCCGAGGCGTGGACCTACGAGCCCGCGAAGAAGTGGCCGGCCCCGGGTGGCCAGGCCGCCTCCGGCTCCGCCGGTGTCGCCTCGCAGGTCAAGGCCGTCGACGGCGCGATCGGCTACTTCGAGCTCTCGTACGCCTCCTCGCAGAGCATCAAGACCGTGGACGTCGCCACGGGCGCCGCCGCTCCGGTCAAGGCCACCGGCGAGAACGCCTCCAAGGCCATCGCCGCCGCCAAGATCTCCGGCACCGGCGACGACCTGGCGCTGAAGCTCGACTACGCCACCAAGGCCGAGGGCGCCTACCCGATCGTCCTGGTGACCTACGAGGTCGTCTGCGACAAGGGCAACAAGGCCGAGACCCTCCCGGCCGTGAAGTCCTTCCTGAACTACACCGCTTCCGACGCGGGCCAGAAGATCCTGCTCGAGAACGGCTACGCGCCGATCCCGGCCGAGATCAACGCCAAGGTCCGCGAAGTCATCGCGAAGCTCGCCTGA
- a CDS encoding bifunctional metallophosphatase/5'-nucleotidase encodes MSATPQRHRRTRRLALSALAVATAGGAMIAAALPAGAASGDGYGQDHGRTVDVQLLSFNDLHGTLEPPQGSSGNVTERQADGTTKAIPAGGVEYLATGLREARKGHKYSVTAAAGDMIGASPMVSGLFHDEPAIEALNDLDLDVTSVGNHEFDEGKTELRRMQYGGCHPVEGCFEYGKEFGGADFKYLAANVVDEKTKRPMMNPTFIWKRGDVKIGFIGVTLEGTPDIVTADGVKGLKFGDEVETINKYAEELNKQGVKSIVALIHEGGLPASGAYNYDCNVPGAGAGVSGAIVDIAKNVSPKVDALVTGHTHQAYACNIPDPAGNPRTVTSAASYGRLFTDTTLTYDRATKDIVRTPVASPLVVQKVVNRDQPKAPDLTALIQRWNALAAPIANRPMGYISADIPGRGSEAYEKPLGDVIADAQLEALAPAAKGGAQLAIMNPGGIRADLAYKAAGAEGDGVVTYGESYTVQPFTNMMTVVDLTGAQLITALQQQVSGPVNGVSPKILQVSKGFSYTLDTTKAGADRIVVGSVKLNGEAIDPARTYRVAMNEFLAGGGDGFGVLKEHKNKLVGASDLDALNAYLSAHSSAAAPLAPPVADRITVIK; translated from the coding sequence ATGTCAGCGACGCCACAACGGCACCGCCGAACCCGCCGGTTGGCCCTCTCCGCCCTCGCCGTGGCCACGGCCGGCGGTGCGATGATCGCCGCCGCCCTTCCGGCCGGAGCCGCGAGTGGTGACGGATACGGCCAGGACCACGGCCGCACCGTCGACGTACAGCTGCTGTCGTTCAACGACCTCCACGGCACCCTGGAGCCCCCGCAGGGCTCCTCGGGCAACGTGACCGAGCGTCAGGCCGACGGCACCACCAAGGCCATACCCGCGGGCGGTGTCGAGTACCTCGCCACCGGTCTGCGCGAGGCCCGCAAGGGCCACAAGTACTCCGTCACCGCCGCCGCCGGTGACATGATCGGCGCCAGCCCGATGGTGTCGGGGCTCTTCCACGACGAGCCGGCCATCGAGGCGCTCAACGACCTCGACCTGGACGTGACCAGCGTCGGCAACCACGAGTTCGACGAGGGCAAGACCGAGCTGCGCCGCATGCAGTACGGCGGCTGCCACCCGGTCGAGGGCTGCTTCGAGTACGGCAAGGAGTTCGGCGGAGCCGACTTCAAGTACCTCGCCGCGAACGTGGTGGACGAGAAGACCAAGCGTCCGATGATGAACCCCACCTTCATCTGGAAGCGGGGGGACGTGAAGATCGGCTTCATCGGCGTCACCCTGGAGGGCACCCCCGACATCGTGACCGCCGACGGGGTCAAGGGCCTCAAGTTCGGCGACGAGGTCGAGACGATCAACAAGTACGCCGAAGAGCTGAACAAGCAGGGCGTGAAGTCGATCGTGGCCCTGATCCACGAGGGCGGCCTGCCCGCGAGCGGCGCGTACAACTACGACTGCAACGTGCCGGGCGCCGGCGCCGGTGTCTCCGGTGCCATCGTCGACATCGCGAAGAACGTCTCGCCGAAGGTCGACGCCCTGGTCACCGGTCACACGCACCAGGCGTACGCCTGCAACATCCCCGACCCGGCGGGCAACCCGCGCACGGTCACCTCGGCCGCCTCCTACGGCCGGCTGTTCACGGACACCACCCTCACGTACGACCGCGCGACCAAGGACATCGTCCGTACGCCGGTCGCCTCGCCGCTGGTGGTCCAGAAGGTCGTCAACCGGGACCAGCCCAAGGCCCCGGACCTGACCGCGCTCATCCAGCGCTGGAACGCGCTGGCCGCGCCGATCGCGAACCGTCCCATGGGCTACATCTCGGCCGACATCCCGGGCCGCGGCTCGGAGGCGTACGAGAAGCCGCTCGGCGACGTGATCGCCGACGCGCAGCTCGAGGCCCTGGCCCCGGCGGCCAAGGGCGGCGCCCAGCTCGCCATCATGAACCCGGGCGGCATCCGCGCGGACCTGGCCTACAAGGCCGCCGGCGCCGAGGGCGACGGAGTGGTGACGTACGGGGAGTCGTACACGGTCCAGCCGTTCACCAACATGATGACGGTCGTCGACCTGACCGGCGCCCAGCTGATCACCGCGCTCCAGCAGCAGGTCAGCGGCCCGGTCAACGGGGTGAGCCCGAAGATCCTGCAGGTCTCCAAGGGCTTCTCCTACACCCTGGACACCACCAAGGCGGGCGCGGACCGCATCGTCGTGGGCTCGGTGAAGCTGAACGGCGAGGCCATCGATCCCGCCCGTACCTACCGGGTCGCGATGAACGAGTTCCTCGCGGGCGGCGGCGACGGCTTCGGCGTCCTGAAGGAGCACAAGAACAAGCTGGTCGGCGCGTCCGACCTGGACGCCCTCAACGCCTACCTGAGCGCGCACTCCTCGGCGGCCGCGCCGCTGGCCCCGCCGGTGGCGGACCGGATCACGGTCATCAAGTAA
- the pstA gene encoding phosphate ABC transporter permease PstA — MSHALQDPRPSRAHRSVAPSSLTQGHLPRWAPAAIAVASVALGSGAGAVLGLHSKIQWGLLAALLFVVITYTASSIVENRRQAKDRVATSVVWVCFILALVPLLSLLWTTISRGMKVLDGDFLGHSMNGVTSFEAGGGVYHALLGTIEQVALATAISAPIGLLTAVYLVEYGKGPLAKAVTFFVDVMTGIPSIVAGLFILTTWNLMLGFGPSGFAGSMALSILMMPVVVRSTEEMLKLVPNELREAALALGVPKWRVILKVVLPTAIGGIATGVMLAVARIAGETAPIMLLVFGTQLINNNPFEGAQSSLPLYIWEQYKVGSEASYDRAWGAALVLIAFVMILNLVARGIARWKAPKTGR, encoded by the coding sequence ATGAGCCACGCACTCCAGGACCCGCGCCCCTCCCGGGCCCACCGGTCCGTCGCCCCCAGCAGCCTGACGCAGGGCCACCTGCCCCGCTGGGCCCCGGCCGCCATCGCCGTCGCCTCGGTCGCCCTCGGCTCCGGCGCCGGCGCCGTCCTCGGCCTCCACAGCAAGATCCAGTGGGGTCTGCTGGCAGCCCTCCTCTTCGTGGTCATCACGTACACGGCCAGCTCGATCGTCGAGAACCGCCGCCAGGCCAAGGACCGCGTCGCGACCTCCGTCGTCTGGGTCTGCTTCATCCTCGCGCTCGTCCCGCTGCTCTCGCTGCTGTGGACGACCATCAGCCGCGGCATGAAGGTCCTCGACGGGGACTTCCTCGGCCACTCGATGAACGGCGTGACCTCCTTCGAGGCCGGCGGCGGCGTCTACCACGCCCTCCTCGGCACCATCGAGCAGGTCGCCCTGGCCACCGCGATCTCGGCCCCCATCGGCCTGCTGACCGCCGTCTACCTGGTCGAGTACGGCAAGGGCCCGCTCGCCAAGGCCGTCACCTTCTTCGTCGACGTCATGACCGGCATCCCCTCCATCGTCGCGGGTCTGTTCATCCTGACGACGTGGAACCTGATGCTCGGCTTCGGCCCCTCCGGCTTCGCCGGATCCATGGCCCTGTCGATCCTGATGATGCCGGTCGTGGTCCGCTCCACCGAGGAGATGCTCAAGCTCGTCCCCAACGAGCTGCGCGAGGCCGCGCTCGCCCTCGGCGTGCCGAAGTGGCGCGTGATCCTCAAGGTCGTCCTCCCCACGGCCATCGGCGGCATCGCCACCGGCGTGATGCTGGCCGTGGCCCGCATCGCGGGTGAGACCGCCCCGATCATGCTGCTGGTCTTCGGCACCCAGCTGATCAACAACAACCCCTTCGAAGGCGCCCAGTCCTCGCTCCCCCTCTACATCTGGGAGCAGTACAAGGTCGGCAGTGAAGCCTCCTACGACCGGGCCTGGGGCGCAGCCCTCGTCCTGATCGCCTTCGTCATGATCCTCAATCTGGTGGCTCGCGGCATCGCCCGCTGGAAGGCCCCCAAGACCGGTCGCTGA
- the mshD gene encoding mycothiol synthase, with product MTDDAAVVLEPGRQIQTLDELTDEQADAVLALIEDAARTDGTTAVSEQGRLQLRGGAREGIRHFLLTAEGRLTGYGQLEDTDPVEAPAAELVVHPALRGRGHGRALGTALLAASGKRIRVWAHGGKSAARHLAQVLGLTLFRELRQLRRPLGADAAPLPEAVLPAGVTVRTFVPGADDAAWLAVNAAAFAHHPEQGSLTQRDLNDRVAQPWFDAAGFFLAERDGELIGFHWTKVHAEQQLGEVYVLGVRPGAQGGGLGKALTAIGLRHLAAAGLPTAMLYVDADNPAALAVYEGLGFSTHEVDLMYRTES from the coding sequence ATGACTGACGACGCAGCAGTGGTCCTGGAGCCGGGACGGCAGATCCAGACCCTCGACGAACTGACGGACGAACAGGCCGACGCCGTACTCGCCCTGATCGAGGACGCGGCCCGCACCGACGGCACCACCGCCGTGTCCGAGCAGGGCCGGCTCCAGCTGCGCGGCGGGGCCAGAGAGGGGATCCGCCACTTCCTCCTCACCGCCGAGGGGCGGCTCACCGGGTACGGACAACTGGAGGACACCGACCCGGTGGAGGCCCCCGCGGCCGAGCTCGTCGTCCACCCCGCGCTGCGCGGGCGCGGCCACGGGCGGGCACTGGGCACCGCCCTGCTGGCCGCCTCGGGCAAGCGGATCCGGGTGTGGGCGCACGGCGGCAAGTCAGCGGCCCGGCACCTCGCGCAGGTGCTCGGCCTGACCCTGTTCCGCGAACTGCGCCAGCTCCGCCGCCCGCTCGGCGCGGATGCGGCCCCCCTGCCGGAGGCCGTCCTGCCCGCCGGCGTGACCGTACGCACCTTCGTGCCCGGCGCCGACGACGCCGCCTGGCTGGCCGTCAACGCGGCGGCCTTCGCCCACCACCCCGAGCAGGGCTCGCTCACGCAGCGGGACCTCAACGACCGCGTCGCGCAGCCCTGGTTCGACGCCGCGGGCTTCTTCCTCGCGGAGCGGGACGGCGAACTGATCGGCTTCCACTGGACGAAGGTGCACGCCGAGCAGCAGCTCGGCGAGGTCTACGTCCTCGGCGTACGCCCCGGCGCGCAGGGCGGCGGCCTCGGCAAGGCCCTCACCGCGATCGGGCTGCGCCACCTGGCCGCGGCGGGCCTGCCCACGGCGATGCTCTACGTGGACGCCGACAACCCGGCGGCCCTGGCCGTGTACGAGGGCCTCGGGTTCTCCACCCACGAGGTGGACCTGATGTACCGCACGGAGAGCTGA
- the pstC gene encoding phosphate ABC transporter permease subunit PstC: MVSTTPTQIDTAPPVSKSGRSTGRAGDKIFAGLSKGSGILLLVIMASIAVFLTYRASIALADNEGNFLTTFDWNASANPPVFGIAVLLFGTVVSSIIAMAIAVPIAVGIALFISHYAPRKLAAPLAYVVDLLAAVPSIIYGIWGALFLVPYLGGLNMWLDEYMGWTYVFDKTQVGVARSLFTVGILLAIMILPIVTSVSREVFLQVPRMNEEAALALGATRWEVIRMSVLPFGRSGVISASMLGLGRALGETMAVATVLSPSFLISGHILDAGGGTFAQNIAAKFDEANEFGRDALIASGLVLFLLTLLVNGAARLIIARRKDFSGANA; encoded by the coding sequence ATGGTTTCCACCACACCCACCCAGATAGACACGGCTCCGCCTGTCTCCAAGAGCGGAAGGTCCACCGGCCGCGCCGGTGACAAGATCTTCGCGGGCCTCTCCAAGGGCTCCGGCATCCTGCTCCTGGTGATCATGGCGTCGATCGCCGTCTTCCTCACCTACCGCGCCTCGATCGCACTGGCCGACAACGAGGGCAACTTCCTCACCACGTTCGACTGGAACGCGTCGGCCAACCCCCCCGTCTTCGGCATCGCCGTCCTGCTCTTCGGCACCGTCGTCAGCTCGATCATCGCGATGGCCATCGCGGTTCCGATCGCTGTCGGCATCGCCCTGTTCATCTCGCACTACGCGCCGCGCAAGCTGGCCGCCCCCCTCGCCTACGTGGTCGACCTGCTGGCCGCCGTGCCGTCGATCATCTACGGCATCTGGGGCGCCCTCTTCCTCGTCCCGTACCTCGGCGGCCTGAACATGTGGCTCGACGAGTACATGGGCTGGACCTACGTCTTCGACAAGACCCAGGTCGGCGTCGCCCGCTCGCTCTTCACCGTCGGCATCCTGCTCGCGATCATGATCCTGCCGATCGTGACCAGCGTCAGCCGCGAGGTCTTCCTGCAGGTCCCGCGCATGAACGAGGAAGCCGCACTGGCCCTCGGCGCGACCCGCTGGGAAGTCATCCGGATGTCGGTCCTGCCCTTCGGCCGCTCCGGAGTCATCTCCGCCTCGATGCTCGGCCTCGGCCGCGCGCTCGGCGAGACCATGGCCGTCGCGACCGTCCTCTCCCCGAGCTTCCTGATCTCCGGCCACATCCTGGACGCGGGCGGCGGCACGTTCGCGCAGAACATCGCCGCGAAGTTCGACGAGGCCAACGAGTTCGGCCGCGACGCTCTGATCGCCTCCGGCCTCGTGCTCTTCCTGCTCACCCTGCTGGTCAACGGCGCCGCCCGGCTGATCATCGCCCGTCGCAAGGACTTCTCGGGGGCGAACGCCTGA
- a CDS encoding RNA degradosome polyphosphate kinase: protein MSHKPSAAPTEVPTQQPPNKFASPSAPSAADISASVAAAAATPEAVAARAATGAHARLGSIAAHRPHVDLEPDLDADLDAYDDKDTGELPAGRFLDRERSWLAFNERVLELAEDPTTPLLERANFLAIFASNLDEFFMVRVAGLKRRIATGVATRSASGLQPREVLDQIWTRSRELMARHAACFQQDISPQLAEEGVHLIRWPDLTEKEQARLFTLFRNQIFPVLTPLAVDPAHPFPYISGLSLNLAVVVRNPVSGHRHFARVKVPPLLSRFLEASPQRYVPLEDVIAAHLEELFPGMEVLAHHMFRVTRNEDLEVEEDDAENLLQALEKELMRRRFGPPVRLEVEESIDPGVLDLLVQELKVNPSEVYPLPGPLDLTALFGIASLDRPELKFKKFVAGTHRDLAEVESASAPDIFAALRERDVLLHHPYDSFSTSVQAFLEQAAADPDVLAIKQTLYRTSGDSPIVDALIDAAEAGKQVLVLVEIKARFDEQANIKWARKLEESGCHVVYGLVGLKTHCKLSLVVRQEGDTLRRYSHVGTGNYHPKTARLYEDLGLLTADPQVGADLSDLFNRLSGYSRRETYRRLLVAPRSLRDGLIARIDKEAAHHKAGRPAYVRLKMNSIVDEALIDSLYRASQAGVPIDIWVRGICAIRPGVPGLSDNIRVRSILGRFLEHSRVFAFGNGGEPEVYIGSADMMHRNLDRRIEALVRVADPAHRAALDRLLETGMSDATTSWHLGPDGEWTRHSTDSEGQPLRHVQEMLIDARRRRRGSAKS from the coding sequence ATGAGCCACAAGCCCAGCGCAGCCCCCACCGAGGTCCCCACCCAGCAGCCGCCGAACAAGTTCGCGTCCCCGTCCGCGCCGTCGGCCGCCGACATCTCCGCCTCCGTGGCCGCCGCGGCCGCCACGCCCGAGGCGGTGGCCGCGCGCGCGGCCACCGGCGCCCACGCCCGCCTGGGGTCCATAGCCGCCCACCGCCCGCACGTCGATCTGGAACCGGATCTCGACGCGGATCTGGACGCCTACGACGACAAGGACACCGGTGAGCTGCCCGCGGGCCGCTTCCTCGACCGGGAGCGCAGCTGGCTCGCCTTCAACGAGCGCGTCCTGGAGCTCGCCGAGGACCCCACGACGCCCCTCCTGGAGCGCGCGAACTTCCTGGCGATCTTCGCGAGCAACCTCGACGAGTTCTTCATGGTCCGCGTCGCCGGCCTCAAGCGCCGCATCGCGACCGGCGTCGCCACCCGTTCGGCCTCAGGCCTCCAGCCCCGTGAGGTGCTGGACCAGATCTGGACCCGCTCGCGCGAGCTCATGGCCCGCCACGCCGCCTGCTTCCAGCAGGACATCTCCCCCCAGCTCGCCGAGGAGGGCGTCCACCTCATCCGGTGGCCCGACCTCACCGAGAAGGAGCAGGCGCGCCTCTTCACCCTGTTCCGCAACCAGATCTTCCCGGTGCTCACCCCGCTGGCCGTGGACCCCGCGCACCCGTTCCCGTACATCTCCGGCCTGTCCCTGAACCTGGCCGTGGTCGTACGCAATCCCGTCAGCGGCCACCGCCACTTCGCCCGCGTCAAGGTCCCGCCGCTCCTCTCCCGCTTCCTGGAGGCCTCCCCGCAGCGCTACGTCCCGCTGGAGGACGTCATCGCCGCACACCTGGAGGAGCTGTTCCCGGGCATGGAGGTGCTCGCGCACCACATGTTCCGCGTGACCCGCAACGAGGACCTCGAAGTGGAGGAGGACGACGCGGAGAACCTCCTCCAGGCCCTCGAGAAGGAACTGATGCGGCGCCGCTTCGGCCCGCCGGTGCGCCTGGAGGTCGAGGAGTCCATCGACCCCGGGGTCCTGGACCTGCTCGTGCAGGAGCTGAAGGTCAACCCGTCCGAGGTGTACCCGCTCCCCGGCCCCCTCGACCTCACGGCCCTCTTCGGGATCGCCTCCCTGGACCGCCCGGAGCTGAAGTTCAAGAAGTTCGTCGCCGGCACGCACCGCGACCTCGCCGAGGTCGAGTCCGCGTCCGCGCCCGACATCTTCGCCGCGCTGCGCGAACGCGACGTACTGCTCCACCACCCGTACGACTCCTTCTCCACCTCCGTGCAGGCCTTCCTGGAGCAGGCGGCCGCCGACCCGGACGTCCTCGCGATCAAGCAGACGCTGTACCGGACCTCCGGCGACTCCCCGATCGTGGACGCCCTGATCGACGCCGCCGAAGCCGGCAAGCAGGTCCTCGTACTCGTCGAGATCAAGGCCCGCTTCGACGAGCAGGCCAACATCAAGTGGGCCCGCAAGCTCGAGGAATCCGGCTGCCACGTCGTCTACGGCCTCGTCGGCCTCAAGACCCACTGCAAGCTGTCGCTCGTCGTCCGCCAGGAGGGCGACACGCTGCGCCGCTACTCCCACGTCGGCACCGGCAACTACCACCCCAAGACGGCACGGCTCTACGAGGACCTCGGCCTGCTGACCGCGGACCCGCAGGTCGGCGCCGACCTCTCGGACCTGTTCAACCGGCTGTCGGGCTACTCGCGCCGCGAGACCTACCGCCGGCTGCTGGTGGCCCCGCGCTCGCTGCGCGACGGCCTGATCGCCCGGATCGACAAGGAGGCGGCGCACCACAAGGCGGGCCGCCCCGCGTACGTCCGCCTCAAGATGAACTCGATCGTCGACGAGGCACTGATCGACTCCCTCTACCGGGCCTCGCAGGCGGGCGTGCCCATCGACATCTGGGTCCGCGGCATCTGCGCGATCCGCCCCGGTGTCCCCGGGCTCTCGGACAACATCCGGGTCCGCTCGATCCTCGGCCGCTTCCTGGAGCACTCCCGGGTCTTCGCCTTCGGCAACGGCGGCGAACCCGAGGTGTACATAGGCAGCGCCGACATGATGCACCGCAACCTCGACCGCCGTATCGAGGCACTGGTCCGGGTCGCCGACCCGGCCCACCGCGCGGCACTGGACCGGCTGCTGGAAACCGGCATGTCCGACGCCACCACCTCCTGGCACCTGGGCCCGGACGGCGAATGGACCCGGCACAGCACGGACAGCGAGGGCCAGCCGCTGCGGCACGTTCAGGAGATGCTCATTGACGCGCGGAGGCGCCGGCGTGGCTCAGCCAAATCATGA
- a CDS encoding CHAD domain-containing protein has translation MAQPNHDLTATTAGTVLGTYLRAQATAFLRGLRLHEEGAANGGAEGSEAARSLRGAARRISCSLSTFRAAADSSWADSLRTELVWLSATLADEHAYAARLLRLMDALQRLSGSPEVPAPRGTAGSLTVGSARAGALLERQLTLARTRAHSATLQALGSSRFHAVADAVAVLASEVPLDPVAARGRVDDVLVPLAEVAHSRLCTAVHSLPAPSPSHPYDADHDSAWNEVRRLLRVHRYAQEALGGDVARLTVAGEALTRHRDAAEAAAASATAARTPRIAPATAYALGVLHADQRHEVEASRATFQHLWQPAGSSHAGV, from the coding sequence GTGGCTCAGCCAAATCATGACCTGACCGCGACGACGGCAGGCACCGTACTCGGTACGTACCTGCGTGCGCAGGCCACCGCATTCCTGCGGGGCCTGCGCCTGCACGAGGAGGGCGCCGCGAACGGGGGCGCCGAGGGCAGTGAGGCGGCGCGCAGCCTGCGGGGGGCTGCGCGCCGGATCTCCTGCTCCCTGTCCACCTTCAGGGCGGCGGCCGATTCCTCCTGGGCGGATTCGCTGCGCACCGAGCTGGTGTGGCTCTCGGCGACCCTGGCCGACGAGCACGCGTACGCGGCCCGGCTGCTGCGGCTCATGGACGCCCTGCAGCGGCTGTCGGGAAGTCCCGAGGTACCCGCTCCGCGCGGGACGGCGGGCTCGCTGACCGTGGGCTCGGCCCGCGCGGGCGCCCTGCTGGAGCGCCAGCTCACCCTGGCCCGGACCCGGGCCCACTCCGCGACCCTGCAGGCGCTGGGCTCCTCCCGCTTCCACGCGGTCGCGGACGCGGTGGCGGTGCTGGCCTCCGAGGTCCCGCTGGACCCCGTGGCGGCCCGGGGGCGGGTGGACGACGTTCTGGTGCCCCTGGCCGAGGTGGCTCATTCCCGCCTGTGCACGGCGGTGCACTCCTTGCCGGCCCCCTCGCCCTCGCACCCGTACGACGCGGACCACGACAGCGCCTGGAACGAGGTGCGCCGCCTGCTGCGCGTCCACCGCTACGCCCAGGAGGCCCTGGGCGGCGACGTGGCCCGCCTGACGGTCGCAGGCGAGGCCCTGACCCGGCACCGCGACGCCGCCGAGGCGGCCGCCGCCTCGGCCACGGCCGCCCGCACCCCCCGCATCGCCCCGGCCACGGCGTACGCCCTGGGGGTCCTGCACGCGGACCAGCGACACGAGGTCGAAGCCTCCCGCGCCACCTTCCAGCACCTGTGGCAACCAGCCGGTTCCAGCCACGCCGGGGTCTGA